In Drosophila santomea strain STO CAGO 1482 chromosome 2L, Prin_Dsan_1.1, whole genome shotgun sequence, a single window of DNA contains:
- the LOC120458837 gene encoding uncharacterized protein LOC120458837 yields MQNVYQTKHGKAASRRIILAWINSLLGTSFTCLEDLRTGVEYCQMLHKLQPSAIRLNKVFKKPRTHYEFVHNMRLLQKSLFKQGVEKQIPIQRLVSGGNSENLEFARWFKAFYDLNYQLLRGEITQDAQDSEINVMKTSVEPQSMPECFGDTEKNRNGSRCRNYLHSINPRLVSSASSPPSKEPVKNFENYQRCECGSYKYSTTPRSNSVFKSNDHQRESFLLRFRRRDLLGSMNSTANLKWSHLRNRHYFRMAHSFYDMLEAVNRRTAHINSTLNTISRNLIRENAEVSSKVFHKKYRILYSRFIKNPNNLKSKRDLQNTQENSQPVRLLNSENQKQKTLPSIDKPDIVLATQGLPSDVEDPSKSWNSKIDVADGKPGNEPDLLRSPESITTQIIEDSGTVLITQSLPLDDDVLMSSNLETLSAKEKDLGEQSTLKHDIYKAEMDKQTIAADDLSSDFEKFSDEEELSLGPELYYSSSADEWSLNSQEGCTTDRCFSPRKLSSPTNNSLNYSEDLFQAVLKPDNPISFGLQITNICNSANIRMTDELLQNTEIDLEKIDPKNWSLCKNSNGKLLGKRLAQVFYRSRQFKLRSTFGGLHKQKTVKIESLKYSIRNLKTASPSISSEEEYSSDESDSAVGDIEQKLTCVLEDLQRNLKNLRKILKNPQKINERRKSL; encoded by the coding sequence ATGCAAAACGTATACCAGACTAAGCATGGCAAAGCTGCGTCGCGTCGTATAATCCTTGCTTGGATAAACAGCCTTCTCGGCACCAGTTTCACGTGTTTAGAGGACCTGCGAACCGGCGTGGAATACTGTCAAATGCTTCACAAGCTGCAGCCGTCGGCTATTAGATTGAATAAGGTCTTCAAGAAACCGAGAACCCATTATGAATTTGTGCATAATATGAGACTGCTGCAAAAGAGCCTCTTCAAACAGGGCGTTGAGAAGCAAATCCCCATTCAGCGACTGGTCTCTGGTGGTAATAGCGAGAATTTGGAGTTTGCCCGATGGTTCAAGGCATTCTATGATCTTAACTATCAACTGTTAAGGGGCGAAATCACACAAGATGCTCAGGATAGTGAGATAAATGTAATGAAGACAAGTGTAGAACCCCAATCAATGCCTGAATGTTTCGGGGATAccgaaaaaaacagaaatggATCAAGATGTAGGAATTATTTACATTCCATAAATCCTAGATTAGTTTCATCTGCAAGCAGTCCACCTTCAAAAGAACCAgtaaaaaattttgaaaactaCCAGAGGTGTGAATGTGGAAGTTATAAGTATTCAACAACACCCAGAAGTAACTCGGTATTCAAATCTAATGATCATCAAAGAGAATCTTTCTTATTGCGGTTTCGTCGAAGGGATTTGTTGGGCTCGATGAACTCTACGGCAAACCTAAAGTGGTCACATCTAAGAAATCGCCACTATTTTCGAATGGCACACTCGTTCTATGACATGCTAGAGGCCGTCAATAGAAGGACTGCACATATAAATTCAacattaaatacaatttcgaGAAACCTAATTAGAGAAAATGCAGAAGTTTCCAGCAAGGTTTTTCATAAGAAATACAGAATCTTATATTCGCGATTCATCAAAAATCCTAATAACTTGAAATCTAAAAGAGACTTACAAAATACGCAAGAGAATTCCCAACCAGTTAGGCTTCTGAATTCggaaaatcaaaaacaaaaaaccttACCGTCAATAGACAAGCCTGACATTGTCCTTGCCACGCAAGGATTACCTTCAGATGTTGAGGACCCCAGTAAATCGTGGAATAGTAAAATCGACGTAGCAGATGGGAAACCAGGCAACGAACCAGATCTACTTCGAAGTCCAGAGTCAATTACCACACAGATAATAGAGGATTCTGGCACTGTTCTGATTACGCAAAGTTTACCTTTGGATGATGATGTGCTCATGTCCTCTAATCTGGAAACCTTAAgtgcaaaagaaaaagaccTCGGAGAACAATCCACTTTAAAACATGATATTTATAAAGCTGAAATGGATAAGCAAACTATAGCGGCAGATGATTTAAGTTCCGACTTCGAAAAATTCTCAGATGAAGAAGAACTTTCTCTTGGCCCAGAATTGTATTATTCTTCGTCGGCAGATGAATGGTCCTTAAACTCACAGGAGGGCTGTACGACAGACAGATGCTTTTCCCCCAGAAAACTTTCTTCTCCAACGAATAACAGTTTGAATTATTCGGAAGATTTATTCCAGGCGGTGCTAAAACCTGACAATCCGATTTCTTTCGgattacaaattacaaatatttgtaattctGCAAATATTCGAATGACAGACGAACTATTGCAGAATACAGAAATTGATTTGGAGAAAATCGATCCTAAGAACTGGAGTCTCTGTAAGAACTCCAATGGGAAACTTCTCGGAAAACGTTTGGCTCAAGTTTTCTACCGGTCTAGACAGTTCAAACTGCGGTCGACATTTGGTGGTCTTCATAAACAGAAAACCGTTAAAATCGAATCCTTGAAGTATTCGATCAGAAATTTGAAAACTGCATCCCCATCCATTTCATCGGAAGAAGAGTACTCTTCCGATGAGTCTGACTCTGCTGTTGGGGATATAGAACAGAAACTCACATGTGTGTTGGAGGATTTGCAAAGAAATCTTAAAAACCTCCGAAAGATTTTGAAGAACCCCCAAAAGATAAATGAGAGAAGAAAATCTCTTTAA